The genomic region TCTTTAAGGGTCAAATTTTTAGGTAAAGGTACAATCCAATCACCTGGAATACTGGCATATTCGCTGTATCCGCCAAAATGGGAAACACCTATATCGTAACTTGTTGCAATGACTTCATCTCCTTCATGAAAGCGAGGATCTTTAGAAGAAACGACTACACCTACTAAATCTACCCCTGGTATAAATGGATAATTTCTTACGATTTTACCATCAGGAGTACCTGCTAGCCCATCTTTATAGTTAATCCCCGAATAATGTACCTTGATTAAGACATCACTCTTAGGCAAAAATTCCAGAGAAATATTTTTTACATTTATTGAAAATTCATCATTACATTTGTCTACCACTAGTGCTTTGAATTGATCTTTCATTTCGTGATTCCTCCTTTTTGAAACTACTTCTAGTATACATTATTATTCTGACCGGTCAAACTTTTTTGACCGGTCAGAATAATTTTTGTTCAAATTTTATAAAATGTTGTATACTAATTTGTAGGTTTAGTTTGCTGGAGGTTTATTATGAAGAAAAAAGCAGAAGAGAGAAAGAATCAAATATTAAGAGCAGCTTTCCAAGCTATGTCAGTACAAGGTTATAATTCGGTTACCTTACAGAGTATTGCTGATCATGCAGAAGTTAGTAAAGGAGTCGTCCATTATTATTTTGAAAATAAGGAAGATACCTTATCTCAACTCCTTGAGTGGCTTACAAATAAAATCTATAACTATGAGCTTGCATCAGTGAATTCAGAGTCTACTCCCTTGGGTAAATTAAAAGCTTATGTAAACTCAGTATTTGTCGCCCCTGAGAAAAATGCAAAATTTTATAGAGTTTATTTAGATTTCTTGTCTCAGGCAGGTCAAAATGAAACATATAGAAAAATTAATCATCATTTTTATCAAAACTGTTGGGGCATTACATCTGACATTATTACTTCTGGTCAGAAAACAGGAGTGTTTGAACAGAATATTA from Priestia megaterium harbors:
- a CDS encoding TetR/AcrR family transcriptional regulator, which encodes MKKKAEERKNQILRAAFQAMSVQGYNSVTLQSIADHAEVSKGVVHYYFENKEDTLSQLLEWLTNKIYNYELASVNSESTPLGKLKAYVNSVFVAPEKNAKFYRVYLDFLSQAGQNETYRKINHHFYQNCWGITSDIITSGQKTGVFEQNINIENTSKTMRAIIDGLLIQWLMNEDINSHQYYKETCYQSFLDLLKVN